A single region of the Malus sylvestris chromosome 8, drMalSylv7.2, whole genome shotgun sequence genome encodes:
- the LOC126632424 gene encoding uncharacterized protein LOC126632424 yields the protein MENIMSKLRNLDAYPKINEDFYSRTLSGGVITLASSIVMLLLFLSELRLYLHAVTESKLVVDTSRGETLRINFDVTFAALPCSILSLDAMDISGEQHLDVKHDIIKKRLDSHGNVIESRPDVIGAPKIDKPLQRHGGRLEHNETYCGSCYGAEAADEDCCNSCEDVREAYRKKGWAISNPDLIDQCKREGFLQKIKDEEGEGCNIYGFLEVNKVAGNFHFAPGKSFQQSNVHVHDLLAFQKDSFNISHTINRLSFGDYFPGVVNPLDGVHWTQDNPSGMYQYFIKVVPTVYTDVSGHTIQSNQFSVTEHYRGTEMGNLQFLPGVFFFYDLSPIKVTFTEEHISFLHFLTNVCAIVGGVFTVSGILDSFIYHGQKAIKKKMEIGKFS from the exons atggagaataTAATGAGCAAGCTTCGGAATTTGGATGCTTACCCAAAAATCAATGAAGATTTCTACAGTCGTACACTCTCCGGCGGCGTTATCACTCTCGCTTCCTCCATCGTCATGCTCCTGCTCTTCCTCTCCGAGCTTC GGTTATATCTCCATGCGGTAACGGAATCAAAGCTTGTGGTAGATACTTCTAGAGGCGAAACCTTACGAATCAAt TTTGATGTGACTTTTGCTGCCTTGCCTTGTTCTATACTAAGTCTCGATGCCATGGACATCAGTGGCGAGCAGCACCTAGATGTA AAACATGACATTATCAAAAAAAGATTAGACTCCCATGGAAATGTGATAGAATCAAGGCCAGATGTTATTGGTGCACCCAAG ATTGATAAGCCCTTACAGAGACATGGTGGCAGGCTTGAGCACAATGAGACATACTGTGGTTCATGTTATGGTGCAGAAGCG GCTGACGAGGATTGTTGTAATTCATGTGAAGATGTCCGTGAAGCTTACCGAAAGAAAGGTTGGGCAATATCAAATCCCGATTTGATTGACCAG TGCAAAAGAGAAGGCTTTCTGCAAAAAATTAAAGATGAAGAAGGGGAAGGGTGCAATATATATGGATTTTTGGAAGTCAACAAGGTAGCTGGGAACTTCCATTTTGCACCTGGGAAAAGCTTTCAACAATCAAATGTTCATGTACATGATCTGTTGGCATTTCAAAAGGATAGTTTCAAT ATAAGTCACACGATCAACAGATTGTCTTTTGGAGACTATTTCCCTGGTGTTGTAAATCCTCTTGATGG TGTGCACTGGACTCAAGACAACCCAAGTGGGATGTATCAATACTTTATCAAG GTTGTACCTACTGTGTATACAGACGTGAGTGGGCACACTATACAGTCAAATCAG TTCTCTGTAACCGAACATTATAGGGGTACAGAAATGGGCAACCTTCAGTTCCTTCCTGGAGTGTTTTTCTTCTATGATCTTTCTCCTATAAAG GTAACTTTCACGGAGGAGCATATTTCATTCCTGCACTTCCTGACAAATGTTTGTGCCATAGTCGGAG GTGTTTTTACAGTTTCGGGGATACTAGATTCATTTATATACCATGGCCAGAAGGCAATCAAGAAGAAGATGGAAATTGGCAAGTTTAGTTGA